The DNA region GACACGTGGGGAGTTGTTCGAGAAACTACAAAGAGTTTTATCCGGTGTCAGTTCGAAACTCATAGGCGGGGTGGAAAAACCCATTCTGAAAAACCTTTCGCCATTAGTTAGTCAAAAGTGGATACTCGGTCTTAGTATCGATCGCGTAGATGACAATACGCTCGAGTCTCTTCTCCGCAGAATGCTTACCGACAACGATTCATCTCCTGCAATCAGGGACTACAGAAACGTCATAGAGAAATACCTGGATAGGTTTGCAAGAGGGGATATTGGTATAGTTCCTCTTGCTTCTGAAGTCAAAGCTCAAATATCTGAGGCAAAAACAATTCTCACTGAATTCATGAGGAATTCTGTCAAATCTATCGGTGGGCTTACTCAAATGAAGGATTTCGTTGAGTTGACAAACGTGGTATACAATAACCTTGTTTCAAATCTAGATAGAGCTCTTACCGAGATCTCTACACAGAAGAAGGATTGGAATACGAGAGTTGACGGTTATGACGCTCAACTGAAAGAATTAGTAAACGATTCGATCGATGATTTGGCTTTTATGGTCAGCAAGAAGGGAAAACAAGACCGTCTCAATTCCGTGGACCAGCTTCTCTTCGCTCTGGCAAAATGGACCGATTTTTCGTTGAGAGAATCTCTGATTAGGAAGTCAATAGAATGGCTTCATGAGCAGTTTGATAACGTAAGAATTTCGGGGGATCTTATCGGATCGGTCAATGAGCTTCTCTCAAAGAAGGAACTGGAAATCGTAAATATTGCAAGTGATGAAGTAACGCAAATAACCTGTGAGGAACATGTCTTTTCTAAGAAGATGATCCTCGAGATGGTAGATAGGATAATGAGTAGAGGCGTCGAAATGATAAACGACATTATGGACGGTCAGAAATATAGACTGGAGGAAATAATCAAGACCATTCCTGATGCAATAGAAAGGAATACTTGGATCAACTCCGAGATTGTTATTGAAGAACTCAGGAGGTTCTACGACTCTATTCACGAAGTCATAAGAACACGTTCTACAGAGCTAAACAGCATCCTCGTTGAGGGATTCGACCAGAAAGAGGTAGAAAACATATTCAGTCTGAAAGAACTTGAAAAAATCTCCGAAGCTTTCTTCACTTACACAAATCTACCAACAAAAACTCTAACCCAGTTGATAAGCGATCTACCAGAGTCTGTGAAAGTGAAACTCAAGAAGACCGGAGCCTACAACAACATGGAAGAATGGATAGATACCGGAATAACGAAAAAGCCCAACCTCACAAGGATAAGTATGTATGTTGGATTGTCGAGCGATCAGGTTTTGTTAAACAACATGAGAGAGAATTACGAAAGTGCTATTGAGGAAAGACCCCTTCACGTTTTCAATAATCTCGATGTGGAAAAGATGCGAGAGCTGAACGGCAAGTCCTCCTTGACCTTCGTCGATCAAGAAAAGCTTTACCGCACGGCGTTGGCCGCCGGAATCATAAGGAAGGAGAAAAGCTACCACTATTTGGCTGGCGAAAATGAACCTATTACCAAAATCGTTGATGGCAAGAAAGTCTGGGCAAAGAAATACATAGTACAGCTTCTGAACGAAGATGAGCGACTAAGAGACAGTGTTATTAACGGAATAAGAAGTCTGATAAAGGAAACTGAAATTGCTCGCCTTACCGAAATATTCTTCAAAAAATCCCGAAGTGGGCTGACAGAAGTTCGTGACGACATTGAGGTTGAACTCTTCAGAAAAGATCTCACTGATAGAGGAGTAAACATCTGAGATCGAAGGGCGGCCAGAAGTATTTCTGGCCGCTCTCTTTGTGGAGATTCATATGTCTTTCTGGGATTCTCTGAAAAGGGTTTTCACAAGTCTTTCAATCACGCTTACGGACTGTCTGACTGCGTGGATCGCGTAAAATATCTCTTATCATATGCAAATAGGAGGTCAGGATGGAAGTAGATTTCGGAAAGCTACAACTGACAGAAGAAAAAACTCTTGAGAGTTTCTTTGAAGAATCCATCAACTTGAAGCTAATAAACTCTCTTATAATCGCGAAAGAAAAGGAGAATTTTCGAGGGAATGAGCTTTCCTCTTATTTCAAAGGTTATCTTCTGCCCCTTTATAAAGACTTCGGCGGGGAATTGTTTGCCAGGTGTCACGGCATTCTAGATAGACTGGAAATAGACAGCTCGATGATCGAGTTCTACATCTCCAACACTCCGGAATTCAACTGCAGCTCAATAAACATACCCGACAAGGCTAAACCGGACATCATAGTGATCAACAGGGGACTACTCGAAAAGCTATCCCTTGACGAGATGGAGTTTGTCATCGGTCACGAAATAGGCCACATACTCTTTGGCCATTCTTACGTCACCAAAGCGATCCAGTATGTATATCCCGAATATGAAAAGCTCCCTCCATTCCTCATGAAGCTCTATGAAGTCTGGAGAAAGCTGGCCGAGATATCATGCGACAGGATCGGATTACTGGCCTGCAACGATTACGAAGTCTCCGTGAGAGCTCTCTTCAAGCTCTCTTCGGGTCTTGAAGACAACTACTTTAACCTCACAACTGAGAATATGTTGAGCATTACCGATAAGGCCTTCGAAGAGATGAAAGAGAACCCCAGTTATCTAAATATCTCTCATCCGGCGAATCCCCTGCGAATAAAAGCGATAAAGGCTTTCTATAATTCCGAGAGCTGGAAGAGGATAAGCGAAGGAAAAGACGTAGACAAAGACGAATCACTGGAAAAGGAGATGGAGAACATAAAGAGCCATATACGAAGGGCTCCGCTAAATGAGCTAGAAACGCTTGAGTTGCAGTTTATCTCTTCGGCAGGACTGATACTTATGTTAGCCGACAAGGAGGAAATAGAAGAGAAGGAACACACCTACCTAATAAACATCCTTTCCGAATACATTCACTGGCCCCAGGAATATTTCTCTACACTCACAGAGGGCGCCGTAGTCAAGAAAATGCAGGAAGCCGTGAAGACGATAAAGGAAAAGGCACCCTGGAAGACAAGACAACTGGCTGGAAAACTCCTCCCCATAATAATCAGAGATAACAAACTCTACGACAACGAGGTAAACATTTATATCAAAATATGCGTAGAAGAACTGGGAATAAACATTTCAGAAGTCGTTGACAGCATTCTGGCAGGAATAAGGCAGATGTACAGTCCGCTTTCGTGATCCTTATTGCACACTAGATTAGATTATACGGGAGGTAGAGTATGAAAGAGAGTGCGAGGGAGATCAAGACATCGATCTTGAGCGAGTTGAAGGAAGAGGAAAGGAACAGGTATGAGCAGGTGTTCGATTCGAATGAATTCAGCCAGGCAGTCTTCGAGGAGAAATATCTCCCACTCCTAGTG from Mesotoga sp. BH458_6_3_2_1 includes:
- a CDS encoding M48 family metallopeptidase yields the protein MEVDFGKLQLTEEKTLESFFEESINLKLINSLIIAKEKENFRGNELSSYFKGYLLPLYKDFGGELFARCHGILDRLEIDSSMIEFYISNTPEFNCSSINIPDKAKPDIIVINRGLLEKLSLDEMEFVIGHEIGHILFGHSYVTKAIQYVYPEYEKLPPFLMKLYEVWRKLAEISCDRIGLLACNDYEVSVRALFKLSSGLEDNYFNLTTENMLSITDKAFEEMKENPSYLNISHPANPLRIKAIKAFYNSESWKRISEGKDVDKDESLEKEMENIKSHIRRAPLNELETLELQFISSAGLILMLADKEEIEEKEHTYLINILSEYIHWPQEYFSTLTEGAVVKKMQEAVKTIKEKAPWKTRQLAGKLLPIIIRDNKLYDNEVNIYIKICVEELGINISEVVDSILAGIRQMYSPLS
- a CDS encoding tubulin-like doman-containing protein, with translation MAKHKTPTIVFGLGGFGVQVIEKILKFEEERGRSDNIRIQAFDTEANSKSPAVRNIEVMRFPPSMKVFLRERFIPNNNWFPSLDGEYKRFFDDVLGKDQDSIRAAQQTRVFGRFAFHYNFNSIYQKVFHAFQGFEGTKDRIDVFVAVGLAGGTGSGMFLDFLALVRHIAANLQLAAMEMHLIMTLGDIIYAQVGDAALKRVLDANSYAALKELNYFVQDTRQFRFEVKDAKQTIPLSKAESSPADYAHLLTYSNHKGFAYSSREEQAAMTAKFVVSLTNDNIMPSLRNIRNLEIDEKTGFKQFILSFGLGSLVIDVNEAPLFAAQRIFQSLLKEKLQNPEGEKTRGELFEKLQRVLSGVSSKLIGGVEKPILKNLSPLVSQKWILGLSIDRVDDNTLESLLRRMLTDNDSSPAIRDYRNVIEKYLDRFARGDIGIVPLASEVKAQISEAKTILTEFMRNSVKSIGGLTQMKDFVELTNVVYNNLVSNLDRALTEISTQKKDWNTRVDGYDAQLKELVNDSIDDLAFMVSKKGKQDRLNSVDQLLFALAKWTDFSLRESLIRKSIEWLHEQFDNVRISGDLIGSVNELLSKKELEIVNIASDEVTQITCEEHVFSKKMILEMVDRIMSRGVEMINDIMDGQKYRLEEIIKTIPDAIERNTWINSEIVIEELRRFYDSIHEVIRTRSTELNSILVEGFDQKEVENIFSLKELEKISEAFFTYTNLPTKTLTQLISDLPESVKVKLKKTGAYNNMEEWIDTGITKKPNLTRISMYVGLSSDQVLLNNMRENYESAIEERPLHVFNNLDVEKMRELNGKSSLTFVDQEKLYRTALAAGIIRKEKSYHYLAGENEPITKIVDGKKVWAKKYIVQLLNEDERLRDSVINGIRSLIKETEIARLTEIFFKKSRSGLTEVRDDIEVELFRKDLTDRGVNI